In one window of Desulfuromonas sp. DNA:
- a CDS encoding CusA/CzcA family heavy metal efflux RND transporter translates to MLEKLIEATLRNRLLVVLVFLATLGTGLWALVSLPVDAFPDTTPVQVQINTIAPALGPEEIEKQLSQPVELAISGLPGLVHVRSISKFGLSQVVAIFEDEMAILDSRQLIMERLASVELPEGIERPELGPISTGLGEVFHYTLRSDNPERTLDELRTLHDWVVKPQLRKVAGVAEINSWGGLEKQYHVIVAPETLIKYGLTFDDVATALRENNANVGGGQVVVGGQTLLVHGLGRVSGVDDIADIVISASGGVPVRVRDVAEVAIDHELRRGAVSADGRGEVVLGLGFMLMGENSREVATDLRRALDTVRETLPKDIVVEAVYDRTDLVEQVIDTVKHNLAAGALLVIAVLFLLLGNLRAGLLVAATIPIAMLFAALGMQRLGIAASLLSLGAVDFGILVDGSVVMTEANLRRLTERQMKLGRPLTPAERLSTIVESSREVVRPIVFGMGIIVLVFLPVLTLQGVEGKMFGPMAWTFIFALLGALLVAVFLSPILSYQFLPKVLKVKERRLEGGLKRLYGTLLQFVLHWRKTFLGMVALVLVVATLFAFRLGGEFMPRLSEGSLVASVVRLAGVSVDESVAYNTRMEELLLAEFPDEIRHVWSRLGSAEVATDPMGTELTDIFMTLHPRDNWTRAKSQSDLAAAVEVALHGLPGIRTVLTQPIELRVNEMLSGIRGDVGIKIYGDDFDRLVALGEQVEHAMLEIRGAADVAVEQITGQPTLQIEVDREALARHGVAARDVLDVIAAVGTPKIGEVFEGERSFPLVLRLPDRQRNDPAALAQTLIPTRTGAILPLEAVAAVRQVESPSTINREWGRRLIKVQVNVRDRDIASFVAEAKERVGADVTLPEGYSIEWGGQFENLERSQKRLMVVVPLTLLLIFFLLYASLKRLRDVLIIYTGIPLAAVGGVLALYLRGIPFSVSA, encoded by the coding sequence ATGCTTGAAAAACTGATCGAGGCAACTCTGCGCAACCGGCTGCTGGTGGTTCTGGTCTTTTTGGCCACCCTCGGAACCGGGCTGTGGGCGCTGGTGAGTCTGCCGGTCGATGCCTTCCCCGATACCACCCCGGTCCAGGTTCAGATCAATACCATCGCACCGGCCCTGGGGCCGGAAGAGATCGAAAAACAACTCTCCCAGCCGGTGGAGTTGGCCATATCGGGCCTGCCGGGGCTGGTGCATGTCCGTTCCATTTCCAAGTTCGGCCTCTCCCAGGTGGTGGCGATCTTCGAGGATGAGATGGCTATCCTCGACTCGCGGCAGCTGATCATGGAGAGGTTGGCCAGTGTCGAACTGCCCGAGGGGATCGAACGTCCCGAGCTGGGCCCGATATCCACCGGTCTCGGCGAGGTCTTCCACTACACCCTGCGCTCGGACAATCCCGAGCGGACCCTCGATGAGCTGCGTACCCTGCACGACTGGGTGGTCAAGCCGCAGCTGCGCAAGGTCGCCGGGGTGGCGGAGATCAATTCCTGGGGGGGGCTCGAGAAGCAGTATCACGTCATCGTCGCCCCCGAGACGCTGATCAAATACGGTCTGACCTTCGACGACGTGGCCACCGCCCTGAGGGAGAACAATGCCAATGTCGGCGGCGGTCAGGTGGTCGTCGGCGGCCAGACCCTGCTGGTGCATGGCCTGGGGCGGGTCTCCGGGGTCGACGACATTGCCGACATCGTCATCTCCGCATCCGGGGGCGTGCCGGTCCGCGTTCGGGACGTGGCGGAGGTCGCCATTGATCATGAGCTGCGCCGCGGCGCGGTCTCGGCCGACGGCAGGGGGGAGGTGGTCCTGGGCCTCGGCTTCATGCTCATGGGTGAGAACAGCCGCGAGGTCGCCACCGATCTGAGACGTGCCCTCGATACGGTCAGGGAGACCCTGCCGAAGGATATCGTCGTCGAGGCGGTCTACGACCGCACAGACCTGGTCGAGCAGGTCATCGATACCGTAAAACACAATCTGGCCGCCGGGGCGCTCCTGGTCATCGCCGTCCTCTTCCTGCTCCTCGGCAACCTGAGGGCGGGGCTGCTGGTGGCGGCGACCATCCCCATCGCCATGCTTTTCGCCGCCCTGGGAATGCAGCGGCTCGGGATCGCCGCCAGCCTCCTTTCGCTGGGGGCGGTCGATTTCGGCATCCTGGTCGACGGTTCGGTCGTCATGACCGAGGCCAACCTGCGCCGCCTGACCGAGCGGCAGATGAAGCTCGGCCGTCCTCTGACCCCGGCGGAGCGTTTGTCTACCATCGTCGAGTCGAGCCGCGAGGTGGTGCGGCCGATCGTCTTCGGCATGGGGATCATCGTTCTGGTCTTTCTGCCGGTGCTGACCCTGCAGGGGGTCGAGGGGAAGATGTTCGGGCCGATGGCCTGGACCTTCATCTTCGCCCTGCTCGGGGCGCTGCTGGTCGCGGTCTTCCTCTCGCCGATCCTCTCCTACCAGTTCCTCCCGAAGGTGCTCAAGGTCAAGGAACGCCGCCTCGAAGGGGGCCTGAAGCGGCTTTACGGCACACTGCTGCAATTTGTTCTGCACTGGCGCAAAACCTTTTTGGGGATGGTGGCCCTGGTCCTGGTCGTTGCCACCCTCTTCGCTTTCCGCCTCGGCGGGGAGTTTATGCCCCGTCTCTCCGAAGGGTCTCTGGTGGCGAGCGTCGTGCGTCTGGCCGGGGTTTCGGTGGACGAGTCGGTCGCTTACAACACCCGGATGGAAGAACTGCTGCTGGCCGAGTTCCCCGATGAAATCCGCCATGTCTGGAGCCGCCTTGGCAGCGCCGAGGTGGCCACCGATCCGATGGGGACCGAGTTGACCGATATTTTCATGACCCTCCATCCCCGGGATAACTGGACCAGGGCAAAAAGCCAGTCTGACCTGGCGGCCGCCGTCGAGGTGGCCCTCCACGGCCTGCCGGGGATTCGCACCGTGCTCACCCAGCCGATCGAGCTGCGGGTCAACGAGATGCTCTCGGGCATCCGGGGCGACGTCGGGATCAAAATCTACGGTGATGACTTCGATCGCCTGGTCGCTCTGGGCGAGCAGGTGGAGCATGCCATGCTGGAGATCCGCGGGGCCGCCGACGTGGCGGTGGAGCAGATCACCGGCCAGCCGACCCTGCAGATCGAGGTCGACCGCGAGGCCTTGGCGCGTCACGGCGTGGCGGCCCGGGATGTGCTCGATGTGATTGCCGCGGTGGGAACCCCGAAGATCGGCGAGGTTTTCGAGGGGGAGAGGTCCTTCCCGCTCGTGTTGCGCCTGCCCGACCGGCAGCGTAACGACCCGGCGGCGCTGGCGCAGACCCTGATCCCGACCCGCACCGGGGCGATCCTTCCGCTGGAGGCGGTGGCCGCGGTGCGGCAGGTCGAGAGCCCTTCCACCATCAACCGTGAGTGGGGCCGGCGCCTGATCAAGGTCCAGGTCAACGTCCGCGACCGGGACATCGCCTCCTTCGTCGCCGAGGCCAAGGAGAGAGTCGGCGCCGATGTGACCCTGCCCGAAGGGTATTCGATCGAGTGGGGCGGGCAGTTCGAGAACCTGGAGCGTTCGCAGAAAAGGCTGATGGTGGTGGTGCCGCTGACCCTGCTGTTGATCTTCTTCCTCCTCTATGCCAGCCTCAAGCGGCTGCGCGATGTACTGATCATCTACACCGGCATCCCCCTGGCCGCCGTCGGCGGGGTGCTGGCCCTCTACCTGCGAGGCATCCCCTTCTCCGTCAGCGC
- a CDS encoding sigma-54 dependent transcriptional regulator, with amino-acid sequence MDAFLPLLLEIWTTACRHVELPEALARITPLLCSRLPADLVLVRQFDRSACRVETVAAGPANEIVPPLLKRSDCRQDEMEGLLAWCQPTRIVRADSREVARTLPGLLPEGMSGQVLAGPLHRETEPVGLLVLSAAPGRFAPQHEPLFRALLDPLAAALENDRRHRELSSLKEAVEADNRSLLSRLGRQDISDTIVGAESGLARVVERIELVAQSDAPVLILGETGSGKEVVARAIHQSSRRASGPFVRVNCGAIPPELLDSQLFGHERGSFTGATDTRKGWFERADGGTLLLDEIGELTPAAQVRFLRILQDGSFERVGGQRPMKVNVRVVAATHRDLKAMVAAGSFREDLWYRIAIFPVRIPPLRERLADIPALSSHFALRAARRLGNPPLVPTPEDNSLLAAYPWPGNVRELSAVMERAAILGSGRRLEVAQALGTDLTLSSGAGEAVESRPAPGAPDRPFATLDKAMSRHIEAALDRCRGRVEGTYGAARLLGINPNTLRGRMRKLGIDTKRFRRGGPG; translated from the coding sequence ATGGACGCCTTTCTTCCCCTGTTGCTCGAAATCTGGACCACCGCCTGCCGGCACGTCGAACTCCCCGAGGCCCTCGCCCGCATCACCCCCCTCCTCTGCAGCCGCCTCCCCGCCGACCTGGTCCTGGTCCGCCAGTTCGACCGGAGCGCCTGCCGGGTGGAGACCGTGGCGGCGGGGCCTGCAAATGAAATTGTCCCGCCGCTGCTGAAACGCAGCGACTGCCGGCAGGACGAGATGGAGGGGCTGCTCGCCTGGTGCCAGCCCACGCGCATCGTGCGCGCCGATTCGCGCGAGGTGGCCCGCACCCTCCCGGGGCTCCTCCCCGAGGGGATGAGCGGACAGGTCCTGGCCGGCCCCCTGCACCGGGAGACGGAGCCGGTGGGCCTGCTGGTCCTCAGCGCCGCGCCGGGGCGCTTCGCCCCGCAGCACGAGCCCCTCTTCCGGGCGCTCCTCGACCCCCTCGCGGCGGCCCTGGAGAACGACCGCCGCCACCGCGAGCTGAGCAGTCTCAAGGAAGCGGTCGAAGCCGACAACCGCTCCCTCCTCTCCCGCCTCGGCCGCCAGGACATCAGCGACACCATCGTCGGGGCGGAGAGCGGACTCGCCAGGGTGGTGGAAAGGATCGAACTGGTTGCCCAATCCGACGCCCCGGTGCTGATCCTCGGAGAGACGGGGTCGGGCAAGGAGGTCGTGGCCCGGGCCATCCACCAGAGCTCGCGGCGGGCCTCCGGGCCCTTTGTGCGGGTCAACTGCGGGGCGATCCCGCCGGAGCTTCTCGATTCGCAGCTCTTCGGCCACGAGCGGGGGAGCTTCACCGGGGCGACCGACACACGCAAGGGGTGGTTCGAGCGGGCCGACGGGGGGACCCTGCTCCTCGACGAGATCGGAGAACTGACCCCCGCCGCCCAGGTCCGCTTCCTGCGCATCCTTCAGGACGGCTCCTTCGAACGAGTCGGCGGCCAGCGGCCGATGAAGGTCAACGTTCGCGTAGTGGCCGCCACTCACCGCGACCTGAAGGCCATGGTGGCCGCGGGCTCCTTCCGCGAGGATCTCTGGTACCGCATCGCGATCTTCCCCGTACGCATCCCGCCGCTGCGCGAGCGGCTGGCGGACATCCCCGCCCTCTCCTCCCACTTCGCCCTTCGGGCGGCGCGGCGCCTCGGCAACCCGCCCCTGGTGCCGACCCCGGAAGACAACAGCCTGCTCGCCGCCTACCCCTGGCCGGGAAACGTCCGGGAACTCTCGGCGGTCATGGAGCGGGCGGCGATCCTCGGCAGCGGGCGGCGGCTCGAAGTCGCCCAGGCCCTCGGCACCGACCTGACCCTCTCCTCGGGGGCGGGAGAGGCGGTGGAGTCCCGCCCCGCCCCCGGCGCCCCCGATCGCCCCTTCGCGACCCTCGACAAAGCCATGTCCCGGCACATCGAGGCCGCCCTCGATCGCTGCCGGGGACGGGTGGAGGGCACCTACGGGGCGGCCCGCCTGCTGGGGATCAACCCCAACACCCTGCGCGGCCGGATGCGCAAGCTGGGGATCGATACGAAACGTTTCCGCCGGGGCGGACCGGGATGA
- a CDS encoding sulfite exporter TauE/SafE family protein, which produces MGKALFDRVRAISRVGRVRFWALAVLAVTIPLGIQATWPGRQLFLPFSGDLGAGVFLAIFLAALACEYVDSSLGMGYGTTLTPILLLAGFEPLQVVPCVLLSELATGFAATVMHQRDGNVDLLRDGQARQTALLLSALSVVGALAAVTLALRVPKAWLSTIIAVIILSVGVTILATLRRRLTYRRRNIIVIGAIAAFNKGLSGGGYGPLTTSGQVFSGVSPRQAVAITSLAEALTCFVGLGAYLLMHGRFDGRLAVPLVMGALFSVPVATLTVRCLPESWMRAGVGFFTCLLGLLMVGKLLL; this is translated from the coding sequence ATGGGCAAGGCGTTGTTCGACAGGGTGCGGGCGATTTCGAGGGTGGGGCGGGTCCGGTTCTGGGCCCTGGCGGTTCTGGCGGTGACGATCCCGCTCGGGATCCAGGCGACCTGGCCCGGGCGGCAGCTGTTCCTTCCGTTTTCCGGAGACCTCGGTGCCGGGGTCTTCCTGGCGATCTTCCTTGCGGCCCTGGCCTGCGAGTACGTCGACTCGAGCCTGGGGATGGGGTACGGGACGACCTTGACCCCGATCCTCCTGCTGGCGGGCTTCGAGCCGCTCCAGGTCGTACCCTGCGTGCTTCTGAGCGAACTGGCGACCGGGTTCGCCGCCACGGTCATGCACCAGAGGGACGGCAACGTCGACCTGTTGAGGGACGGGCAGGCGCGGCAGACCGCTCTGCTGCTGTCGGCCCTGAGCGTGGTCGGCGCCCTGGCGGCGGTGACCCTGGCGCTGCGGGTTCCCAAGGCATGGCTTTCGACCATCATTGCCGTCATCATCCTCTCGGTCGGCGTGACGATTCTCGCCACCCTGCGGCGCCGCCTGACCTACCGGCGCCGCAACATCATCGTCATCGGGGCGATCGCCGCCTTCAACAAGGGGCTGAGCGGCGGCGGCTATGGGCCTCTGACCACCTCGGGGCAGGTCTTCTCCGGCGTGTCGCCCAGGCAGGCGGTGGCCATCACCTCCCTCGCCGAAGCGCTGACCTGCTTCGTCGGGCTCGGCGCCTACCTGCTGATGCACGGCCGGTTCGACGGCCGCCTCGCCGTCCCCCTCGTCATGGGCGCTCTCTTCTCGGTCCCCGTGGCGACCCTGACCGTGCGCTGTCTTCCCGAGTCGTGGATGCGCGCCGGCGTGGGGTTCTTTACCTGTCTGCTTGGGCTCCTCATGGTCGGAAAGCTCCTCCTTTGA
- a CDS encoding branched-chain amino acid ABC transporter permease: MQFVFSGLTSGAIYALIALGFCVVHNTMGIVNFVQVDFVSLGGMLLFSALFALGLAMPLALLAAVAGVTLTAMLVERFGVRPSRSDNHLVLIFLTIGLSIILRGIMALVWGKNRMAVPPLSGEEPIVLFGATLLPQAVWILVLTAAAIAGLVFFFRHTSLGLAMRAVASNPAAAAVVGLNTGRVKAISFGLAGALGGLAGVLVTPITTLSHDVGVLLGLKGFAAAILGGFGSFPGAIIGGVGLGLMESLSAGYLSSAYKDVIAFVVLLLVLFVRPKGLMGK; this comes from the coding sequence TTGCAATTTGTCTTTTCGGGCCTGACCAGCGGGGCCATATACGCCCTCATCGCCCTGGGGTTCTGCGTGGTGCACAACACCATGGGCATCGTCAACTTCGTGCAGGTCGATTTCGTCTCCCTGGGGGGGATGCTCCTCTTCAGCGCCCTCTTCGCCCTGGGGCTGGCCATGCCCCTGGCGCTTCTCGCTGCGGTGGCGGGAGTGACCCTGACGGCGATGCTCGTGGAGCGCTTCGGGGTCCGGCCCTCCCGCTCCGACAACCACCTGGTGCTGATCTTCCTCACCATTGGCCTCTCCATCATCCTGCGGGGGATCATGGCGCTCGTGTGGGGCAAGAACCGCATGGCCGTCCCCCCCCTGTCCGGGGAGGAGCCGATCGTACTGTTCGGCGCCACTCTCCTGCCCCAGGCTGTGTGGATCCTCGTCTTGACCGCGGCGGCCATCGCGGGGCTGGTTTTCTTCTTTCGCCACACCTCCCTGGGATTGGCCATGCGCGCCGTCGCCTCCAACCCGGCTGCGGCGGCCGTGGTGGGGCTGAACACCGGGCGGGTCAAGGCGATCAGCTTCGGCCTGGCCGGCGCCCTCGGCGGCCTGGCGGGGGTGCTGGTCACCCCCATCACCACCCTCAGCCACGACGTCGGCGTCCTTCTCGGGCTCAAGGGGTTCGCCGCCGCCATCCTCGGCGGCTTCGGCTCCTTTCCCGGGGCGATCATCGGCGGGGTGGGGCTGGGTCTGATGGAATCGCTCTCGGCGGGCTACCTGAGCAGCGCCTACAAGGACGTCATCGCCTTCGTGGTTCTGCTGCTGGTCCTTTTCGTGCGCCCGAAGGGGTTGATGGGGAAATAG